A segment of the Bacteriovorax sp. PP10 genome:
AGTTCAGGAAGATTGATTTCTTTGAAACCAGCGCGTGGCCCTGAAGAAAGCAAGCGAAGATCATTACAAATTTTAGAAAGTTTTACGGCCGTTCTCTTTAATGCTCCAGAGATCATAACGTAAGCACCACAATCTGATGTGGCCTCAATTAAATCTTCTGAAACGCTGAAGTCTAATCCAGTGACTAGTTTTAATTTCTCAGTAGCAAGTTGCGAATAACCTGGAGGAGTGTTGATTCCTGTTCCAATAGCCGTTGCACCAAGGTTTACTTCAAGAATTAATTCTTTAATTCGTGGAAGGATTTTAATTTCTTCTTTGATCAGCGTCGCGAAGGCATGGAACTCTTGTCCCAGTGACATCGGAACAGCATCTTGAAGTTGAGTGCGTCCCATTTTAATCACGTCTTTGAATTCAACTGATTTTTGTGAGAAAGCTTCGCGGAGAGTTTCAAGGGCCTCTGTCAGCATTGAAATTTGTTGGTACAAAGCAATTCTGAAAGCTGTCGGGTAAGCATCGTTAGTCGACTGGCATTTATTCACATGATCGTTCGGGTGAATGATATGGTAGCTACCTTTTTTCTCTCCCATTAATTCAAGAGCAAGGTTAGCGATAACTTCGTTTGCGTTCATGTTGATCGAAGTCCCGGCACCACCTTGATAAACATCAGAAGGGAATTGATCAAAACATCTGTTATGGATGATGATTTCATCACAAGCGCGTACAATAAGTGCTGCAATTTTTGGATCAATCGTTCCCAGTTCACCGTTAGCTAGAGCACATGCTTTTTTTGTGTAAGCAAGAGCTTTGACCATCGTGTGGTTGTCACCAATTTTCCCCGTAGAGATTTTAAAGTTTTCGATCGCACGTTGAGTGTGAACTCCGTAATAAGCATCGGCCGGAATTTCCAGGTTACCTAGAAGGTCATGCTCAATTCTTACGTTTGTGTTTGTGCTCATATGCTTATCCTTTTCTGGTGGGCGACCCGTCAAAAAATGACTTGGGACATCCCTTCATCTTTAAAATTTTGATCCCTTAGAATGATCTTACTAAAACTTTTTTGCAAGGGGGGACGCAGGAGATTTTTTATGAACATGAGAACAAAAAGCTTATACCCTTTCGCCGGACAGTACTGCCCTGTGGATATTTTTGGTTATGCCTCAAATGGGATTCCGGGAATTGAAATAGTTGGACTGGGAAAGTACTCCCGCTCAATGAAAGAAAAATTTATTTACCTTTCTCGTGAAAGAAAGCTGCGTTTTCCTTTGAAGCGATTCGTTTTATGCATCGAAGGAGAAGTGGAAGGGAAAAAATTCAAAGAAGAAGAGTACCGTTACCTGGAACTTCCCTTGTTATTGATGCTTTGGAGCCTTACTGGGCATCTTCCTCTCGGACATCTTGAGGATTGCTTTGCTTCAGGAAAAATATCGGTAGAAGGGGAGGTCTCGGCGTTGCTTCTCAATAACCAGGAGCAAGAAAATCTTAACGAAATCTTTAAACTTGATGATGACCAAGTATTAAAAATAATTGCACCAGAAAAGACGGCAGTCTTTTCTGATTACTATCATCTTCCGTTGGAAGCTCTTTTTGCATCGTTAATTAAAAGTTAATTAAATTGAAAGAGAAGTCAGTAACTCGACTTCACTTACATCAAATTCGTTTTTCTTTCTTAAACAAGTCGACAATGGCGCCATCACAACTTTGCCTTGTAGGAAAACCGTCGCAGTCGCTTTCTCTCCGTTAGCTAATGCCTTCACAGCACAATGACCCATTTGAGAAGCAATTAAACGGTCAGTTGGAGTTGGATTTCCACCACGCTGAATGTGTCCCAGAATACAAACGTGAGCTTCTAATTGGAACTGCTCTTTAAGACTTTTTTGAATAAGATATCCGATACCTGGTTCTTCGCCTTCGGCAGCGATAATAATTGAAGATGTTTTTCCACGTTTAATCCCGCGGTCAATATCTCCAGCAATCTTTTGATAATCAATTGTCGCTGTTGGCAGAACAACGTTTTCAGCTCCTGTGCAAATCCCAACTTTAAGGGCGATCGCAGGAGATTTTCTTCCCATAACTTCAACAATAAATGTTCTAGCATGAGAATTTGCTGTGTCTCTGATTTTATCCACGGCATCGACTGCGTTTTGAACGGCAGTATCAAATCCGATTGTGTAATCAGTTCCACTGATGTCGTTGTCAATTGTTCCTGGAATCCCGCAAATAGGGAATCCATGCTCTTCGTGAAGCTTCATCGCTCCGTTATAAGATCCATCTCCACCGATAACAACTAAAGCGTCGATACCGTGGCTTCTTAAAATTCTTGCAGCTTTCGCTCTTCCTTCCGGAGTTCTGAATTCTTTCGAGCGAGATGTTTGTAAAACAGTTCCACCGTGCTGAAGAATATTTCCTACTGAAGAAACGCTTAGCTCTCTGATGTTATTTTCTAAAAGTCCTTCGTATCCTTTTTGAATCCCAAAAATGTTCAGGCCTTCGCCGATAGCTGTTCTTACAACCGCGCGGATCGCACAGTTCATTCCCGGGCTATCTCCACCACTACATAAGACGGCAATTGTTTTGATTGAAGTATTACTCATAAAAAATCCTTATTTAAAAACACTCACACCTTCAAACAGAGGTGGATTAGCAATTCCCATAATATTTAAAATAGTCGGAGCAACATTTCTTAGGGCCATAGGTCCATCGTTCATCTCTAACTTTTCATTCTTTAATCTTGGATCAACTACAATAAATGGTACCACGGATTCTGTATGCGATGTATGCATATCACCATTTTCATAAACCATTTGCTCTGAATTCCCGTGATCGGCCGTAATCAGCATCGTCACACCTTCAGCTGCACATTTTTTCACCAGGCGACCCACGACAACATCCAATGCTTCAATCGCTTTAATCGCAGCAGGGAAATTACCTGTGTGCCCAACCATATCTGAGTTGGCAAAGTTTACAACGTATAAACTAATTGAATGATCGGCCAGGGCCTCTTCAAGTTTGTCGCATACCAGATAGGCACTCATTTCTGGTTTTTCATCATATGTTGCTACATCTTTAGGAGATGAAATTAAAACTTGTTGCTCGCCCGGAAACGGATGTTTATCACCACCGTTGAAAAAGAAAGTCACGTGAGCGTATTTTTCTGTTTCAGCGATTTTTAATTGTTTTAACCCTAATTCTGAAATGTACTCACAAAGAGTTCCTTTCAGTTTTTCTTTGTTAAAAAGAATAGGAAGTTTAACCCAGTCTTCAATGTAAGGAGTCATGCACAGGAAGTATCCTGGACGTACACTTACGAAGAAATCATTAAATTTAATATCAGTAAGTGCTAATGAAATTTGAATAGCACGGTCTGGTCTATAGTTAAAAAATAAGACAGCATCTTCAGCTGTCATAGCTAAGGACTTATCAAACATTACCGGATGAATAAATTCATCGTAACGTTCCTGAGCGTACTCACTCTTGATATAATCTACCGGAGACAGATCAGTCTGATCTCCCTGACCGATAAAACATTTGTAACAAGCTTCGATTTTTTCCCAACGACGATCGCGGTCCATCCCAATCGAGCGCCCTTGCATTGAAGCGAACTTCAATCCTGGAATCGCTAAGGCCTCTTCAACAAACTTCACACCAGTGTCTCTTGCCGTATCTCTTCCATCCATAAAAGCATGAAGGATGATTTCGATATTCTCTGCGTGGAAAATTTTTGCCAATTCTTTTAAGTGATTGATGTGTGAGTGAACACCACCATTAGATAATAGTCCCATCAAGTGAATGCGGTTCGAATGAGCTTTGGCCCATATCTTGATATTTTTAATTTCTTCCATATCTTTAAGCGTATCAAGCTCGATTGCTTCGTTGATACGAACAAGATCCTGGCGAACCGATCTTCCGGCACCAAGATTCATGTGACCAACTTCAGAATTCCCTGCAACACCTTTTGGAAGACCAACAAGAATCCCACCGGGCTCAATTGTCGTCATCGGATAAGTCGCCATTACAGAATCGATATGTGGCTTTTTTGCGTGCATGATAGCGTTCTTGAAATCTTTTGGTGTGATTCCATAACCATCAAGGATACAAAGAAGAACTCTTTTATTTAAACCGTGGATTGATTTCATTTGTTTTCACCTTTTGATAATAATCAGAAAGAATGACAGCACTTGCGACTGAAACATTCAAACTTTCAACATTGTCTGTTCCGGGAATTTTTATTGTCGTACCAGTTTGCATCAGGTCTTTTGATAAACCAGTTGCTTCTTCACCGAATACCACTACAGCTTTTTTCTCCCACACTAAATCGTAAAGAGAGCTTTTTGCATGTGATGAAGTTGTAATGACCTGGTATTTATTTTTAGCTAGTAGAGCGATTGATTTTTTAAAATCTTTGGTTTCAAAAATTTCTACGAACTCTGATCCACCTTCCGATGTACGAATTGATGAAGCAGATTCTGCAATCTTTTTATCAGAAACTAAAATGGCATCAGCACCGAAGTGAGCTGCATTTCTTAGAATCGCACCAATGTTGTGTGGGTTCGCTACATTCTCAAGAGCGATGATTAAGGACTTCTCGTTTTTCATTGAAAGGTAAGTTTCAAGCGGACGGCTCGCAGCTTTTTTAATCAGCATGCAAATGTCTTCGTGGTGAGTGGCCTTCGTCATCTTCTCAAGCTCAGAGCGCTCGACAATGTGATATGCTTTTTTGTTTTGAGCACAGTATTTGGTGACGTGTGGGAACCTCTTCATCATCTCTTTGGTTAAAAAGAGCTGGATGATGTCCTCCGGGCGGTTTTTAAAAACGGCCAGGCATGCATTTTCACCATAAATTCTAATTTCGACGGTCTGAGACCCATTAATTTTTTTACTCATAATCCCGCCTATGGTATCAATTTTCGTACATATGGGCCAAATCAATTTAGAAAAGACATTAACAGGATACCTTGCACCAAAAGACTTCGAGGCCGATCTCAAAATCGAGCTTGGTTTGATGGGAATTGAGATACTTTCTCAACACGGAAGACTGTTTATCTGTGCAGGAGAGGCGCAAGATGTCGTCTTTGCTCAAGATACATGGCTTCGAGTAGAAATACTCCCATACACTTCAATCAATCATGCTGCGGAGCTCTTGAAATCGAAGGCCCGTCGCTGGTCACATTACTCAATAAATAACCATAGAAGGGCCGAACTCATTTTAGATAAGGTGCCTTCTGCCAAAATAAAAAGATACGACTTTCTGGAAGAAATTCCAAAAACAACGATTGGCTGTTTCGCTCTTTTGTCTGAAGCAGAAATGATCCTGACTCCTGAGACGACTTGTCCGCTGCCTTTTGGTGAAATCGAATTCAACGAAGATAAAATCAATCCTCCTTCACGCGCTTACTTAAAACTTTGGGAACTCTTCACACTTTACGGTTACAAGCCAGAAGCAGGAATGAAGACGATCGATGTTGGAAGTTGCCCTGGTGGATGGACGTGGGTTCTTCAGACTGTTGGAACAAATGTTGTGAGTGTTGATAAAGCACCACTTGATCCAAAAATTGCGGCCCTTCCTAATATCGAATTTAAACAAGAAAGTGCTTTTGGTTTAAGACCTCAGCACGTGGGACACCTTGATTGGTTTTTCTCAGATATTATCTGTTACCCGGATAAACTTTTAGAACTTGTGAACCGCTGGAGAGAGTCTGGTCTGGTTGATAATTTCGCCTGCACAATTAAATTTCAAAAGCCGACTGACTTTGAAACGCTTTTTAAATTTAAAGCGATTCCTGGATCGAGAGTTGTGCATCTTTCATGTAATAAACACGAAGTGACTTGGATTAATACAAAGGAATCAAAATGAAGAATTTCCACAAGAACCTGAACATCGCTTTTATCGGTGGGATCATTGGCGTTGCGCTTATGACTTTTGTAGGTCCATGGATTGTTAAACAACTTGTCACAGCACCAGTAAATTTTGGAGTTAACTGCGAGCCAGATGTTATGTACTCAATGCAAAAGCTAGTTCTTTGTCAGATTATTGGATTAGTTTTAGGAATCATCATTACTTTCTATTTAAGATATAAAATCTTTGGTGGTAAAACTCAACCACCGGCGCAAACAAATGCTTAAGACTATTTCATCAAATATCCCAAAAGTTTCTGGCGAGTGTGTACGTTTATTTCATGGAAGAGGAAAGAAGTGGCCCGAGTTCGAGCACCTTTCAATTGACCTTTATCCACCCGCTGTTTTAATTACGACTTATAAAGAAATTGATGAAGCTGAGAAAGCTTCGCTAGTGGAAACATTAAAGTCAGTACCAGGTCTGCAGTTTGAATCTATTCTACTGCAAAAAAGATACGGCAAAGGCGAGGACGTTGAAGTCCTTTCAGGAACTGCAGTCGGTGAAACTCACGCTGTGGAAAAGTCCGAAAAATACCTGGTGAATTTAAAAAACGCTAAGAACATTGGCTTCTTTTTAGATATGGCCATCGGACGAGAATACGTACGCAACAACTCACAAGGAAAAAGCGTACTAAATCTTTTCTCATATACATGCTCACTTTCAGTCGCTGCCCTTAAAGGTGGAGCTACTCAGGTTGTAAATGTTGATACGAGTAAACCGGCGCTAAATGTTGGTGAAAGAAACCATCTATTAAATGGCATTGATAAGAGAGCTGTTAAGTTTCTTCCTCATGATATTATGAAATCTTTTGGAGCGATCGCTCGCAAAGGGCCATATGACTTAATCATTATTGATCCTCCGACTAATCAAGGCGACAGCTTTAAAGCTGAGCGCGATTATCATAAAATTATCAGAAGACTTCATACGATGACTGCTAAAGACGGGATTGTGATGGCGTGTTTGAATTCACCTCATCTTGATAGTCAGTTTTTAATTAGTGCGTTTGAAGAGCATGCTAATCAGTTTACCTTTCAAGATAAGTTCTACTCGAGCTTTAGTGAGATGGAAGATGATCAGGAGAAAGGGTTGAAGATTCTTATATTTAAGAAGAACTAGCCCAAGAAGGTTTTGATAAAAAGGCCAAGCATTGAAGTGAAGATTAGACCAAAGCCCCACATTAGCAAGGTATTCATACGGTCTAGTCTTTGATCAAACTTCTTTTCAAGTTTATCAAAACGAGTATCAATTTTTTTGAACTCTTCTCTAAATTCAACATCCATATGATGAAAATGATTTGTCTGAGCTTTAAGAGTTAAGATCAGCATGTCTTCAGTCGTGACTTTTTCCTTATCCATCTTAGATAAGATTTCCTGACTTTTTTGCTGTAGCCAGTGATCGAATAATTGATTTTCAAACATGCGTGCGCTCATTGGTTAAGTTTAACATAAAATCAGTATTCATGTCTCGACACAGTTATCGTCGGATAAGCTATTGATTCAAGAAAGACTCGATTTCGAAAGCTTAAGAAAAGTAAAATCTAATTCTCAAAATTTTTTAAGAAAAAAATCTACCACCTTGATTTCAGTTAAACCTAATTTATACTAATGTGAAGCACATTCATTTATTTAGGAATCCGTTTGAATGAAATTTCTTCTTAAACCCTCTCTCTATACTCTATTTTTAACCCTTGTAAGTTTTGAGCTTTATGCCAAAACTGGAGGTAGTGGGAGAGGTGAAGTTGGGCCATCCAAGCTTTTAATCTCTATATGTGCTTTGGTGGTATGTATGGTTTTGAATGCATACATGAATTACAGAATTGCGAAAAGAACAAAAAAAGTTCAAAAAGCACTTCAAAGAATGAAAGAGCATGAACCAGAATGGGATGAGGAAAAACTCATTAAGTTTTCTAAGGATCGGTTTATGTATATTCAGAATTTAAAAGGAATGCATAAACTGGAAGGTTTGAGAGAAGTTCTAGCTTACAAATTCTATCTAGGTTGGGAAAAGGAAATTGAAAAACAAATAAAAAAAAGCGAAAGATATTCATTTTCGGAGCTGGAAATCCTGGATGCTTTCATTGTAGATTTCAAAAACTATTTAAATGATAACAATGATATCTTCACAGTTTGTTTTGATGCTGTTGCAAATGATCAAACACTTCGCAAAGGGAAGGTTGTTCTAGAGAATTATTCTGATTTTAGAGAATTCTGGACTTTTAGAAAACAGGCCGGAGAATGGAAGCTTTTCGAAATTACTCAAGCAAATGGTTGGGAGAAGTTTATTGACGGAAAATTAGTTTTCGAGAAACTTAAGAAAAAACACAACACGCACTGATGTTGTGATCCCCACTAAACAAAGTGAGCTGACCTCGCTCCTTAATAGTGTTACCAGCATTCAGATTTCAGGTACTCTCTACTATATACAAGTGTCGGGTGCCTTTAGATACCCAATACAGGCCAACCCATCAGCAATCCAATCAACGTCATACACAGAATATTTATATCAAGCGATCTAGCTAATCTTTCACACTTGCTTAAATCGTCTAAAGTTTAGGCAGGTGTTTGTAGAATGTTCACACACTTTCAGGATCTTCTTCCTAACCCCTAAAAAACATTACTCACATCTTTGGCACGACTGTTGCTTTTATACTACCAAACGATTTAATCACACACGCCTTTAGGGAGGACGTTATGAAGAAATTATTATTATCACTTATGGTATTAGCTACTCTTGCTTCTTGTGGAAAAGACAACAAAGTTTCATCTGGCTCAACAAGCCTTGTAAACGTTTCGAACCCACTTGTAACAAGCAATCCTTATGCACAAGAACTTGTAACGAGAATCAATAACCCGGCAGCTGGTTTCGGTGAAGGTCTGATTTACTCTTCAGCATCATCTAACCAAACTTGTGGAACGAAATGGGGATTCATTAACTACTGTTATGGATCTTCAGGATCTACATCGACTACTACTGGTTTAACTTGGAATGCACTAGCAGCTCAAAGACCAACTGTTGTTTACCAATACAGCACAGGTAGAACAGTAAGACACTCTGATGTAAGCATTGCAACTAAGCAAGCTGAGTTAATTGCGCTGCTAAACAGTGCATCTAACATTCAGGTCGCTGGTACTTTATACTACATCCAAGTATCTGGTGCTTACTACGTAATCGATACAAGATACCCAATCCAGGCTAACCCATCTGCAGTAAGCAATGGTTACCAGACTGAGTATTTCTACCAAGCTATCTAGTTAATAAAAACATTCACAGAAAATATTCGAGGGCCATTGATGGCCCTCTTTTTTTGTCTAAAATCGTCTAAAGTTTAGACACCTGTTTGTAAAATGTTCACACACTTCATTGGGAAAACCTCTAACTCTGCTGAATGCTTGAATGCCTTATTGGCACGACTGTTGCTCTTACTAATACATACGAATTGAAAATCGATTACGCCTTTAGGGAGGACGTTATGAGAAATTTATTATTATCACTTATGGTTTTAGCTTCATTAGTTTCATGTGGAAAAGATAAGTCGTCAGGAGCAGTTGGTTCTTCAAGCAGTGCCATCACACTTAACGACCAAGTTGCAGTTCAGTTAGGAACTATTATTGATAACAGCACAAATTATTTTCCAACACCATCTCCAACTGCAAGATATACATTTGCAACAACATCACCAACAACAGCATCAAATAACTGTGAATTGAAGACTGGTTGGCTTGGAATTAAATACTACTATTGTTCATCTTCTAACAATAGCTCGAATAATAACTCAAGCTATGGAACTCCTATTTTAGCAAGTGGAGTTGATTTGGCCGCAAAAAGAAATGAACTGAAAGCTTACATTAATAGCTCATATGCTGGAGCAATTTATAACACTGGTGCTACTTATTACATTAGAACAACTTCTGGTGTGATTTACACAATTGACACTAGATACCCAATCCAAGTTAACCCAGTTTCTGTTCAACAGGTTAATGGACAGGTTACTTATTTGTACAACGTAGCTTACTAGTCCTAAAAAACTTTTTAGATCAAGATTTATTAAAAATAAAATGAAGAGGACCATCTGGTCCTCTTTTTTTTTGTCAACTTTGGATTATAATGATTGTAATTCAAATTCATAAATCAAGGATGGTTTAGCGTGGCTCAGTTCAAAACAGACCTAAAAGATATCTATTTCAACCTTTTTAACGTTCTTAAGATTCAACAAACTCCAGGCATCGTTGAAAATGATATGAAAGACATCATCAACGAGTGCAATAAGTTCATCGAAAAAGAAGTTTACCCGACAAGAACTCTAGGCGATCACGAAGGTGTGTCACTAGCTAACGGAAAAGTAACTGCTCCAAAATCATTCCAAGCACCGATGAAAAAATATTATGAAAACGGATGGCACGCAATTGGGTACCCGGAAGATATTGGTGGTATGCCAGTTCCACATCCAGTGTCACTTGCTTGTCAGTCAATCATGAACGGAGCAAACGTTGCTTTTTCTATGTACCCGGGACTTTCTCGTGGAGCAATGGATGTAATTTTAAAAGTAGGGACTCAGGAACAAAAAGATACATACGTGCCAAACATGATCAGTGGATTATGGGGTGGGACAATGTGTTTAACTGAACCGGGAGCGGGAAGTGATGTTGGTGCAGTTATCTCAACAGCAACTCCAGCAGGATCTAATGTTTATAAAATTAAAGGTATCAAGATTTTTATCTCTTCTGGAGATAACGACTTATATGAAAACGTTGTTCACTTAGTTTTAGCTAAAACTCCTGGAGCTCCAGCTGGAACAAAAGGTCTTTCTCTTTTCATCGTTCCAAAGATTCGTCTTGATGGAAAAACAAACG
Coding sequences within it:
- a CDS encoding class I SAM-dependent methyltransferase; this translates as MLKTISSNIPKVSGECVRLFHGRGKKWPEFEHLSIDLYPPAVLITTYKEIDEAEKASLVETLKSVPGLQFESILLQKRYGKGEDVEVLSGTAVGETHAVEKSEKYLVNLKNAKNIGFFLDMAIGREYVRNNSQGKSVLNLFSYTCSLSVAALKGGATQVVNVDTSKPALNVGERNHLLNGIDKRAVKFLPHDIMKSFGAIARKGPYDLIIIDPPTNQGDSFKAERDYHKIIRRLHTMTAKDGIVMACLNSPHLDSQFLISAFEEHANQFTFQDKFYSSFSEMEDDQEKGLKILIFKKN
- a CDS encoding SAM-dependent methyltransferase, encoding MVSIFVHMGQINLEKTLTGYLAPKDFEADLKIELGLMGIEILSQHGRLFICAGEAQDVVFAQDTWLRVEILPYTSINHAAELLKSKARRWSHYSINNHRRAELILDKVPSAKIKRYDFLEEIPKTTIGCFALLSEAEMILTPETTCPLPFGEIEFNEDKINPPSRAYLKLWELFTLYGYKPEAGMKTIDVGSCPGGWTWVLQTVGTNVVSVDKAPLDPKIAALPNIEFKQESAFGLRPQHVGHLDWFFSDIICYPDKLLELVNRWRESGLVDNFACTIKFQKPTDFETLFKFKAIPGSRVVHLSCNKHEVTWINTKESK
- a CDS encoding TrmH family RNA methyltransferase, whose product is MSKKINGSQTVEIRIYGENACLAVFKNRPEDIIQLFLTKEMMKRFPHVTKYCAQNKKAYHIVERSELEKMTKATHHEDICMLIKKAASRPLETYLSMKNEKSLIIALENVANPHNIGAILRNAAHFGADAILVSDKKIAESASSIRTSEGGSEFVEIFETKDFKKSIALLAKNKYQVITTSSHAKSSLYDLVWEKKAVVVFGEEATGLSKDLMQTGTTIKIPGTDNVESLNVSVASAVILSDYYQKVKTNEINPRFK
- a CDS encoding TIM44-like domain-containing protein, yielding MVLNAYMNYRIAKRTKKVQKALQRMKEHEPEWDEEKLIKFSKDRFMYIQNLKGMHKLEGLREVLAYKFYLGWEKEIEKQIKKSERYSFSELEILDAFIVDFKNYLNDNNDIFTVCFDAVANDQTLRKGKVVLENYSDFREFWTFRKQAGEWKLFEITQANGWEKFIDGKLVFEKLKKKHNTH
- the gpmI gene encoding 2,3-bisphosphoglycerate-independent phosphoglycerate mutase yields the protein MKSIHGLNKRVLLCILDGYGITPKDFKNAIMHAKKPHIDSVMATYPMTTIEPGGILVGLPKGVAGNSEVGHMNLGAGRSVRQDLVRINEAIELDTLKDMEEIKNIKIWAKAHSNRIHLMGLLSNGGVHSHINHLKELAKIFHAENIEIILHAFMDGRDTARDTGVKFVEEALAIPGLKFASMQGRSIGMDRDRRWEKIEACYKCFIGQGDQTDLSPVDYIKSEYAQERYDEFIHPVMFDKSLAMTAEDAVLFFNYRPDRAIQISLALTDIKFNDFFVSVRPGYFLCMTPYIEDWVKLPILFNKEKLKGTLCEYISELGLKQLKIAETEKYAHVTFFFNGGDKHPFPGEQQVLISSPKDVATYDEKPEMSAYLVCDKLEEALADHSISLYVVNFANSDMVGHTGNFPAAIKAIEALDVVVGRLVKKCAAEGVTMLITADHGNSEQMVYENGDMHTSHTESVVPFIVVDPRLKNEKLEMNDGPMALRNVAPTILNIMGIANPPLFEGVSVFK
- the aspA gene encoding aspartate ammonia-lyase; translated protein: MSTNTNVRIEHDLLGNLEIPADAYYGVHTQRAIENFKISTGKIGDNHTMVKALAYTKKACALANGELGTIDPKIAALIVRACDEIIIHNRCFDQFPSDVYQGGAGTSINMNANEVIANLALELMGEKKGSYHIIHPNDHVNKCQSTNDAYPTAFRIALYQQISMLTEALETLREAFSQKSVEFKDVIKMGRTQLQDAVPMSLGQEFHAFATLIKEEIKILPRIKELILEVNLGATAIGTGINTPPGYSQLATEKLKLVTGLDFSVSEDLIEATSDCGAYVMISGALKRTAVKLSKICNDLRLLSSGPRAGFKEINLPELQAGSSIMPAKVNPVIPEVVNQVCFKVIGNDLTITMASEAGQLQLNVMEPVIASSIFESVNLLTNAAKTLKGKCVDGITANPAICLANVMNSIAIVTYLDPVLGHEACDEIGKECARTGKFVSQVVLEKKLLTQAQLDEIFSVENMLNPKYIGKKY
- the pfkA gene encoding 6-phosphofructokinase, translating into MSNTSIKTIAVLCSGGDSPGMNCAIRAVVRTAIGEGLNIFGIQKGYEGLLENNIRELSVSSVGNILQHGGTVLQTSRSKEFRTPEGRAKAARILRSHGIDALVVIGGDGSYNGAMKLHEEHGFPICGIPGTIDNDISGTDYTIGFDTAVQNAVDAVDKIRDTANSHARTFIVEVMGRKSPAIALKVGICTGAENVVLPTATIDYQKIAGDIDRGIKRGKTSSIIIAAEGEEPGIGYLIQKSLKEQFQLEAHVCILGHIQRGGNPTPTDRLIASQMGHCAVKALANGEKATATVFLQGKVVMAPLSTCLRKKNEFDVSEVELLTSLSI